GAGTAACGTGGAAAGCATAGACTATAACGCGCCAGCAAAGATATTTGCAGATATGGATATTAATAGATTATTCTACGATCCAAATTTGTCGAGCTTACAGGCAGAAGATATCATAAAGCTCCATAATTTCAAGGAGGTTGTTCATCgcaaaattgaaaactttATCGAAGTGATACAGAAACGGAGAGAGAGAATATTAAAAGAGATAGAATTAGGAAACCAAAGATTGGAGGGAGTTGATCTTGAGACTTCTGTTAGTGCTATGACATATCTAAATAAGCTTCAGAGAATAAGGATAAGCGCGCTAAAATCTGAAACTATGGAGCTCCAAAACTTAAGAATCCAAATTGTAAGTATCGTCGACGAATATAAGAAAGCAATGGCAGAGTATAGTAAACTGAATCAAGAGGGTAGAAATGCCGTGAACCCTACTCCATATTTCCAAAGATGGATAAAATCATTAAACCCAGAAGATATATCAGGTCTTAACAAAGAATTGATTGAATTACAGATGTACTCCAAACAACTGTCAGATATACCAGAGCTGGCTTCAATAGAGTATCAGGTTAGTACTCCACAAACCTCACAATTTCCTCTCCGTTCTTTACCATCTGAGATACTGCATCTTGTACTTGATAAAATAACACAGAAAGCTGATATTGTGAATTTGTTAAGAGTCTGTAAGCTATGGGCTCTTATCATAGTGAAAATATTGTACTACCGCCCACATATTAACAGAAAGCACCAGTTAGATTTATTTATGCGAACAATGAAGTTAACTAAGGATGAGACAGTGTTTGATTACCGATCAATGATTAAAAGACTgaatttttcctttgttgGAGATCATCTGCatgatgaagaactttACAACTTCGTTGGTTGTCGAAATTTGGAACGATTGACATTAGTATTTTGTAAGCATATTACAAGTGACCCGGTGGCAGCGGTTTTAAAGGGATGCAAATACCTACAGAGTGTTGATATTACTggtatcaaagaaatttatGATAATGTGTTTGATACATTGGCTGAGAGTTGCAAAAGGGTACAGGGATTTTATGTACCCCAGGCTAAGCTTGTATCATATAATGCATTAACAAATTTTGTTTCCAATGCACCAATGTTAAAAAGAATCAAAGTTACTGCCAATGCTAACGTGAATGACGAATTTTTAGATCTTCTGGCTGAAAAATGTCCACTTTTGGTTGAAGTGGATATAACACTCAGTGCAAATGTGCATGATAGTAGTTTGACAAAGCTATTTATGAAGTTGACGCAGCTTCGTGAATTTAGAATTACTCATAATGCAAATGTGACTGACAAATTCTTTCTAGATCTTTCAAAGAATGTTAACCAACTTCCATCATTAAGGTTACTCGATTTATCTGGTTGTGAAAATATCACGGATAAGACTATTGATAGGGTAGTTCAATTATCTCCAAAATTAAGAAACATATTCTTAGGAAAATGTAGTAGAATCACAGATTTATCCTTATTTCATTTATCTACGCTTGGAAAGAATCTACAAACTGTGCATTTTGGGCACTGCTTCAATATAACTGATCGGGGTGTTAGGGCTCTAATAAAATCATGTCCACGTATTCAGTATGTTGATTTTGCCTGTTGTACTAATCTGACAAATCATACATTATATGAGCTATCTTATCTAAGCAGACTCAAAAGAATTGGCCTAGTAAAATGTTCACAGATGACAGATGACGGTCTTTTAAATATGATTGCCTTAAGAGGAAGGAATGATAGTTTGGAAAGGGTACATTTTTCATATTGTTCAAACTTAACAATATACCCCATTTATGAGCTTCTAATGGCCTGTCCAAGGTTATCACATTTATCATTGACTGCTGTACCTTCATTTCTTCGTCCAGATATAACAGCTTTTTGTAGGCCAGCCCCATCTGACTTCAGTGATAACCAGAGACAAATCTTCTGTGTGTTTTCAGGGAAAGGTGTTCATAAACTCCGTCATTACTTAATGAGCCTGACAACACCAACAGATGGCCCTCAAATTGATGTTGGTGATACATTGGAGCAATATGTTATTTCAAAGCATTTGCTCCGTCCTGGTGAGTATTTAAACGATGGTATAAGAAGGATTACCAGCGAGCTAAATCAGGATTCCGCTGCGATTTTGGCAGCAACTGGGTTAAATCAGATGAATGGTATGAATAGTGACTTTCCCTTTCAGAATATTGACTTTGAAAGACTGGATGAGGTGTTTAACTGGATTAATATGTCAATGGATGGTCATTCACTAAACTCTGATGAACTAAATGACTTGATATCTGAAGTTGATAGAGATTTTTGCGATGATCCCTTTGATGAAGACTACAATAGCAGGGATTCTATTGTGGCACCTGGGGCAAATACAGGCTTGAATAGCGAACTTTGTCATATTGTTAAAAAGTTTCACAGGTTAGATGATCAAATTTGTGACTTCGAGGTTAACGTATCAAGTCTGGCTAGGGTACAGTTTCAATTCACAGGATTTCTACTACATGAAATGGCACAAGCGTATATGAATATGGTTGAAATAAACAGACAGATTTGGCACATCCAGAAGACTACATTGGAAGCTGGTGTTGAAAGTGATATTAAGGCTTTATTGGTATGGAGGATATTGTTTATAGATAAGTTCACAGCTTTGCTTCACAAATACCAGATATCGACGGTGGTGTTAAGACTCTATTTGAAAGACAGTATAACCTTATTGACTAGACAAAGGGAGTTATTTTTAGCTCATCAAAGGACACCTTGGAATCCTAcaattgttgaagaagcacCTGATTCAAACTATTGGCAATTAGTTGGAGACCGCATACAACTTCTTCCTGAGCAAATGAGGGTCATGCCCTTCGGTTTGAGAAATCCAGCCATTGCAAACAATGCACAGCAGAACGCAGCTGAAGCCCAAAATGATGACCGCTCGGAGACACCTGAAGATGATGTAGCAATAGAAGACTTTTAAATAGTTAAAAATACAAGGCtatcttttattttaattatattaaCCGAAGAATATTGAAACAGGTCAACTGTTTCAATTAATATTAcatattttgattatttatCAAGTTAGTTACACCATTTATTAACATTCAATTAAATTTCATAACACCCCAGGCGTTTTGCAATGGTAACTAGTTCGTCATCATTGGTGGAGTTGTTGATTAAGGACTGCTTTGCTAGTATGGACTTCTTTAATATCagcaattttttatttaatgCAGATTTGAATTCTTGTTTAACACCTTCAACTTTCTCGATAATCCAAGATTCAAATTTCATGTCCAGTTCTCTATTCGGGATATGCTTCACAAAGTTCTCAATTTCACCATCAACATCTGTATTAAGTGTTAAGTCATTTTTGTTCATATAAACCAGCAAGTCATGAAAAAACTGTTTTACGGTTTTGGTGTCTTCATCCAAttcatttatttgaattttaaaTTCCACTgcattattatcttttggcgttgatttcatttcattcGATCTATCACTTTTTAAGTGATCTGAATGACTCGATTCAGAATTCGACTGGAATTTATGGTTATCAATGGCGGGTAGAACAAGTGGATCATCCCCAAGTCCAATTTCTTCACTTTGTTTGGATGCTTTCGAAATGTCAATAGTAGTAGGTGTTCTTCTATTTGGAGAAAAAGGTAAATTTTTAATGGGCTTCAGTGGTGTACCCATctcaatttttgaagagtttATATCTGAGATGCTCTCAATCGAATTTTCCGAAGGAAAGTTATGGGGAGCAATATGGTTACTAATAGAGATGCCTAAGCTTATTATATTTCAGCTTAACTGGTGTTTGAGCCAGTTTTGAAGTAAGAAAACCTAAGGTTTCTTTTGTAGGTGATGCATTGCCTTCTTTTGAAGCGATCGGAGATGGACTCTTTATCGGAGATGGGATTACACTGGATTGCGGTGAATCTAATTCAGATGATTCGTCCCCCGAATATTGTACGTTCTCCTCGCATTCTGCAGTATccttattaatattttcagttACGTTATGAATTTCCGATTTGTTATCATTTTTAGATGAGGAAGTTGGAACTCTGGGTGTCTGAATCTCTTCTTGTAGTTTTTTTgtgttattgttattgtatttattatgaaattCGGCGCTACTTGTCCCATTGTCATTGTTGTCTTTTGAGGGACTACTTGAAATCGAGATGTCGTTTGAACGATcacttttattttgaactCTCTTAGGTGACTGTAATTCAGCAGGAATTGACGGTTCTGGGATATGGAAAGCATTATCACCGTATTTACTAAAGCCAAAGT
This is a stretch of genomic DNA from Nakaseomyces glabratus chromosome M, complete sequence. It encodes these proteins:
- the GRR1 gene encoding SCF ubiquitin ligase complex subunit GRR1 (CAGL0M09130g~Ortholog(s) have protein binding, bridging, ubiquitin-protein transferase activity), translated to MDGANDESGAQNNNSGRGLWMDYRGDIARDMDITNQNHSIDTPMPDTRPDIEFGFGYNAGTTRGGPSLASMQIQQGTNTHHQINNDISFNIGNNDTNSNDTNENIHVDSLRNNGNIQRFTAGDRLPNTIGNQSVAMARSIPGSIESRNGFPQDGEALMDMSNVESIDYNAPAKIFADMDINRLFYDPNLSSLQAEDIIKLHNFKEVVHRKIENFIEVIQKRRERILKEIELGNQRLEGVDLETSVSAMTYLNKLQRIRISALKSETMELQNLRIQIVSIVDEYKKAMAEYSKLNQEGRNAVNPTPYFQRWIKSLNPEDISGLNKELIELQMYSKQLSDIPELASIEYQVSTPQTSQFPLRSLPSEILHLVLDKITQKADIVNLLRVCKLWALIIVKILYYRPHINRKHQLDLFMRTMKLTKDETVFDYRSMIKRLNFSFVGDHLHDEELYNFVGCRNLERLTLVFCKHITSDPVAAVLKGCKYLQSVDITGIKEIYDNVFDTLAESCKRVQGFYVPQAKLVSYNALTNFVSNAPMLKRIKVTANANVNDEFLDLLAEKCPLLVEVDITLSANVHDSSLTKLFMKLTQLREFRITHNANVTDKFFLDLSKNVNQLPSLRLLDLSGCENITDKTIDRVVQLSPKLRNIFLGKCSRITDLSLFHLSTLGKNLQTVHFGHCFNITDRGVRALIKSCPRIQYVDFACCTNLTNHTLYELSYLSRLKRIGLVKCSQMTDDGLLNMIALRGRNDSLERVHFSYCSNLTIYPIYELLMACPRLSHLSLTAVPSFLRPDITAFCRPAPSDFSDNQRQIFCVFSGKGVHKLRHYLMSLTTPTDGPQIDVGDTLEQYVISKHLLRPGEYLNDGIRRITSELNQDSAAILAATGLNQMNGMNSDFPFQNIDFERLDEVFNWINMSMDGHSLNSDELNDLISEVDRDFCDDPFDEDYNSRDSIVAPGANTGLNSELCHIVKKFHRLDDQICDFEVNVSSLARVQFQFTGFLLHEMAQAYMNMVEINRQIWHIQKTTLEAGVESDIKALLVWRILFIDKFTALLHKYQISTVVLRLYLKDSITLLTRQRELFLAHQRTPWNPTIVEEAPDSNYWQLVGDRIQLLPEQMRVMPFGLRNPAIANNAQQNAAEAQNDDRSETPEDDVAIEDF